The Toxotes jaculatrix isolate fToxJac2 chromosome 14, fToxJac2.pri, whole genome shotgun sequence genome window below encodes:
- the gadd45aa gene encoding growth arrest and DNA-damage-inducible, alpha, a, which yields MYNMTFEELSGDYSQERMDSVAKALEEVLTSALPQGCITVGVYEAAKSLNVDPDNVVLCILATDDEDVKDVALQIHFTLIQAFCCENDINILRVNNTRRLAEILGGGGGKQSGGEPMDLHCVLVTSPHSTSWKDPALSKVNRFCRESRCMDQWVPIINLPER from the exons ATGTACAACATGACATTTGAGGAACTAAGTGGAGATTATTCTCAAGAAAG aatgGATTCTGTGGCGAAAGCTTTAGAAGAAGTCCTCACCTCTGCGTTACCACAGGGCTGCATCACAGTCGGTGTGTACGAGGCTGCCAAATCACTCAATGT aGACCCTGATAATGTGGTTTTGTGCATCCTGGCCACGGATGACGAAGATGTGAAAGATGTGGCCCTGCAGATCCACTTTACCCTCATTCAGGCTTTCTGCTGCGAGAATGACATCAACATCCTCAGAGTCAACAACACCAGGCGCCTGGCAGAAATCctgggtggaggaggtggaaaacaGAGTGGGGGTGAACCTATGGACCTACACTGTGTCCTGGTCACT AGCCCACATTCTACATCGTGGAAGGACCCCGCTTTGAGCAAAGTGAACCGATTCTGCAGAGAGAGCCGCTGTATGGATCAGTGGGTACCTATCATCAACCTGCCTGAACGATGA
- the LOC121192586 gene encoding putative uncharacterized protein DDB_G0287599, whose protein sequence is MGLFCPPYCRWEYEKFLSEEVNDHLKGELRKIAKERAIKLCKDYLSIIQNNELRKQTQNANDNGNGNPNGNNNPSGNDNPSGNGNPNDDPSGNGNENDSTNGNNIFDTWHTISSSCFYLTEV, encoded by the coding sequence ATGGGACTGTTCTGCCCTCCTTACTGCAGATGGGAATATGAAAAGTTTCTGTCAGAGGAGGTGAATGACCATTTGAAAGGGGAGCTGAGAAAAATAGCCAAAGAAAGAGCAATAAAACTATGTAAAGACTATCTTTCAATTATTCAAAATAACGAGCTACGAAAACAAACCCAAAATGCCAACGACAATGGAAACGGCAATCCCAATGGAAACAACAATCCCAGTGGAAATGACAATCCCAGTGGAAACGGCAATCCCAATGATGATCCCAGTGGCAATGGCAATGAGAATGACAGTACCAATGGCAATAACATTTTTGATACCTGGCATACAATTTCATCCTCATGTTTCTACTTGACAGAGGTATAG